One genomic segment of Strix aluco isolate bStrAlu1 chromosome 14, bStrAlu1.hap1, whole genome shotgun sequence includes these proteins:
- the RRAD gene encoding GTP-binding protein RAD isoform X2, with protein MTLNRGDKLRYLDKRRGSMPFSAQQHLHRRSMPVDERDLRAALPQGELSGLVRCTSYSPGEAHRESWASDSSDSVISSGSDSDSSLYKVILLGEHGVGKTSLARIFGGVEDCADAEEAGNTYDRSIIVDGEEASLVVFDIWEQDDSQWLQNHCMKMGDAYIIVYSVTDKVSFEKASELRIQLRRARQTEDIPIILVGNKTDLVRSREVSVDEGRACAVVFDCKFIETSAALHHNVKDLFEDSFFKK; from the exons ATGACTCTGAACCGCGGTGACAAGCTGCGCTACCTGGACAAGCGGCGCGGCAGCATGCCCTTCTCCGCGCAGCAGCACCTGCACCGGCGCAGTATGCCGGTGGACGAGCGGGACCTGCGGGCCGCCCTGCCGCAGGGCGAGCTGTCCGGTCTGGTACGCTGCACTTCGTACAGCCCCGGCGAGGCACACCGGGAGAGCTGGGCCTCCGACTCCTCCGACTCTGTCATCTCCTCGGGCAGCGACTCCGACAGCAGCCTCTACAAGGTGATCCTGCTGGGCGAGCACGGCGTCGGCAAGACCAGCCTGGCCCGCATCTTCGGCGGCGTGGAGGACTGCGCGGACGCGGAAGAAGCCG GAAATACATACGACAGGTCAATTATAGTTGACGGAGAAGAAGCATCTCTCGTGGTGTTTGATATATGGGAGCAG GATGACAGCCAATGGCTTCAGAACCACTGTATGAAAATGGGAGATGCATATATTATTGTATACTCAGTGACAGACAAAGTTAGTTTTGAAAAGGCCTCTGAGCTAAGAATCCAGCTAAGAAGAGCAAGGCAAACAGAAGACATTCCTATTATTCTTGTGGGCAATAAAACCGACCTGGTCAGGTCCCGGGAAGTCTCAGTTGATG AGGGACGGGCCTGTGCCGTTGTGTTTGACTGCAAATTCATCGAgacctcagctgctcttcatcATAACGTCAAGGACCTGTTTGAAG ACAGTTTCTTTAAGAAGTAA
- the RRAD gene encoding GTP-binding protein RAD isoform X1 encodes MTLNRGDKLRYLDKRRGSMPFSAQQHLHRRSMPVDERDLRAALPQGELSGLVRCTSYSPGEAHRESWASDSSDSVISSGSDSDSSLYKVILLGEHGVGKTSLARIFGGVEDCADAEEAGNTYDRSIIVDGEEASLVVFDIWEQDDSQWLQNHCMKMGDAYIIVYSVTDKVSFEKASELRIQLRRARQTEDIPIILVGNKTDLVRSREVSVDEGRACAVVFDCKFIETSAALHHNVKDLFEGIVRQIRLRKDSKEDNARRMANTKRRESIGKKAKRFLGRIVAKNNKKMAFKAKSKSCHDLSVL; translated from the exons ATGACTCTGAACCGCGGTGACAAGCTGCGCTACCTGGACAAGCGGCGCGGCAGCATGCCCTTCTCCGCGCAGCAGCACCTGCACCGGCGCAGTATGCCGGTGGACGAGCGGGACCTGCGGGCCGCCCTGCCGCAGGGCGAGCTGTCCGGTCTGGTACGCTGCACTTCGTACAGCCCCGGCGAGGCACACCGGGAGAGCTGGGCCTCCGACTCCTCCGACTCTGTCATCTCCTCGGGCAGCGACTCCGACAGCAGCCTCTACAAGGTGATCCTGCTGGGCGAGCACGGCGTCGGCAAGACCAGCCTGGCCCGCATCTTCGGCGGCGTGGAGGACTGCGCGGACGCGGAAGAAGCCG GAAATACATACGACAGGTCAATTATAGTTGACGGAGAAGAAGCATCTCTCGTGGTGTTTGATATATGGGAGCAG GATGACAGCCAATGGCTTCAGAACCACTGTATGAAAATGGGAGATGCATATATTATTGTATACTCAGTGACAGACAAAGTTAGTTTTGAAAAGGCCTCTGAGCTAAGAATCCAGCTAAGAAGAGCAAGGCAAACAGAAGACATTCCTATTATTCTTGTGGGCAATAAAACCGACCTGGTCAGGTCCCGGGAAGTCTCAGTTGATG AGGGACGGGCCTGTGCCGTTGTGTTTGACTGCAAATTCATCGAgacctcagctgctcttcatcATAACGTCAAGGACCTGTTTGAAGGTATTGTTCGGCAAATTAGACTTCGTAAAGACAGTAAAGAAGACAATGCTAGGAGAATGGCCaacacaaaaagaagagaaagcataGGCAAAAAGGCAAAGCGATTCCTTGGGAGAATTGTGGCAAAGAACAATAAGAAGATGGCTTTCAAAGCAAAATCAAAGTCGTGCCATGACTTATCTGTGCTTTAG